The nucleotide sequence ATAGTGAAGATTAAGGTCGTTGGGGGCAGTACCTGTGGTATGGAAACACGGAAAGTCCAACGGCTGGGGCCGTCGACGCTGGCGATGACGCTCCCGGCGGAGTGGGCCAAGGAACACGACGTCGAGAAGGGCGACGAGGTGTCGCTCCGTATGGGTGGGAAGGGGACGCTGACGGTGCTGCCGGAGTCGGCGAGCACCGAGGGATCGACGGCGACCATCCACGCCGACAACCTCGACGCGGGGGCGCTCGAACGCGCCATCGTCGCCCAGTACGTACTCGGGCGGCGCGTCATTCACATCCAGAAGTCGGAGGGCGCCCTCGACAGCGAGCACATCAACGCCGTCTACCGCGCCGAGACGCAGTTGATGGGCCTCGGCGTCATCGAGGAGACGCCAGAGCGGATCGCGATCCGCTGTTCGGTCGACCCCGAGGACTTCACCCTCGACAACCTCCTCGAACGGCTGGAGAACACGGGGAGCACCATGCGCGGCGAGTCGGTCAAGGCGCTGGCCCACGGCAACGCCGACCTGGCCGAACGGGCGCTGAACCGCGAGCGCCAGGCGAACAAGATCTTCGTCCTCCTGCTTCGCCTGATCTTCATGGCGTACCAGAACCCCAACCTCGCCCGCGCGGTCGGCCTCGAGTCCGGCTTCCCCCTCATCGGCTACCGGTCGGTGGCGAAGAACCTGGAACTCACCGCCGACAACGCCGAGGACATCGGCAACATCGCGCTGGACGCGAAGAACAACACCATCGACGTCGACGGTTCGACGATGCGGGCGATCCGCGAGTTCACGGATCAGGTCGACGAGATCACCGTCACCGCCGTCGAGGCCGTCGTCGAACGCGACTACGACAAGGCCATCGCCGTCGGGCGGATGTTCGAGGAGATCAGCGACCGGGAGATGGAGCTGATCCGGAGCCTCCCCGACATGCCGAAGGTCGAACTCCTGCGGACCCGCGAGGTGCTGGTGAGCCTCCAGCAGACCGCACAGTACGCCATGCGCAACGCCGAAATCGCGGCGAACCTCGCGCTCAACGAGGAGTCCGAACACGTCACCATCGAGTAGTCACCGAACCGCGGCCGCCCCGCGCGGCGACCGCACGTCGAGCAGGCCGTCGTCGTCGGTCGGCGGCGGGGTCGGCGTGGGCGCCGGTGTCTCCGTAGGTCCCGGCGTCGCCGTGTCCGTCGGCGTCGCCGCATCCGTGGGCTCCGGCGTCGCCGTCTCCGTGTCCCCACCGTCCAGCAGGCCATCGTCCGTGGGCGTGGGCGTCCCCTCGTCGTCCGTGGGCGTGGGCGTCGGCGTCGCTTCGCCGTCCACGCCCGTCCCCTCCTCGTTGTCGAAGATGTCCGTCTCGATGGTCTCGGTGTAGGTCAGCGGCGCCAGCGGGATATCGACGGTGCCGGTCGGCAGTTCGACCCGCGCCGCGAAGTCGATCCGTAGCTCGGTCCGCTGGTCGTTCTCCAGGTGGGTGACCCACCACTCGTCGATGTTGCCGTTGTCGAGGGTCGTCGTCGCCCGGATGGTGCGGGTCGACTCCGGCGGGACCGTCCCGTGGCCCTCCGTCGCGCCGGTTCCCATCTCCACGCCGTTCATCGTCGCCCGATAGCTCAGCTCGGAAATCGGGACGGGGTACGGGTTGGGGTTGTAGACGACGAATCGCATGTCGATCTCCGTCGCCGAGGAGTCGACCGTCCCCCACTGGGCGCTCGTCTCCTCGATGTAGAGGACCGGTTCGCCGTTGGGCCCCTCGTCGCCGACGGGGCGGCGTTCGGTGGAGTCGAACGCCGAGATGATGTCCGTCTCGATGGTGCGGGTGACCTTCGGCGCGCCGAAGGAGGCGCCGAGCGCCGACGAGTGGACGTCCGCGTTGACGGCGAGTTCCGTCCGCTCGCCGTTGTTGAGGTGGCTCACCCACCACGCGGGGATGCGCTCGTTCGCGAGGTAGGTCGTCATCGGCACCGTCGACTCCCCGCTGGGGAGCGCGAGTCCCTCCTTGACGCCGGTCGCCATCCGGATGCCGTTCATGTCGATGGCGTAGTCGACGGTGAGGCCCCCGAGGCTGGCGCCGACGGGGTTGGGATTTTGCACCGTCAGGTCGCTCTCGACGACGGTCGTCGTCTCGTTGACGCCGCCGAACCGGTTGTCGACCCCCGAGACGGTGGGCTGTCCGAGGACGAAGAACGCGACCCCCGCGAGTAGAAGCACGACCACGACGCCGACGGCGATGGTCCCCCTCGATGGCATACGGCGTGGGTCGGGCGGCCGGGACATACGGCTTGTGGCTTCCGCCGTCGACGCCGCCGAATCGCCCACGAGACTTTTTAACCCCTCGCTCGTAACCCAAACCGCTCCGAATGTCTCGACACGCAGCCAGACCTCCCGGTGACAACACCGACCTCGACTGGTGCCACGAGGCGGTCCAAGGCGTCTCCAGAACGTTCGCGTTGACCGTCGACGTACTCGACGAACCGATGGCGTCGTACATCTGTGTCGGCTATCTCCTCTGTCGCGTTCCCGACACCGTCGAGGACGCCGATCACATCCCGCCGGCCGAACAGGCGCGGCTGCTGCACGAGTACGACCGCGTCCTCGACCCGGCGGCCGACACCGACGCCGAGGCGTTCCGCGCCTCGGTCGACGAGTGGCTCCCGGCACCCGACGAGCGAACCGACGACTGGGAGGTCGTCGCCAGCACCCCGCGGATCGTCCGCACGTTCGAGGGGCTCCCCGACGACGTGCGCGAGGCGGTCACCCCGCCGGCCCGCGAACTCGTCCAGGGGATGGCGATGTTCGTCGAGCGCTACGCCGACGAGGGTGGACTCCGCATCCAGTCCCGCGAGGAACTGGAGGAGTACTGTTACTACGCCGCCGGCACCGTCGGTACCCTCGTGACGAACCTGGTGGCCCGCGGGAACCTCAGCGAGGGGCGTCGCGCACGCCTCTACGACACCGCCGAGGAGTTCGGGCTCCTACTCCAAC is from Haloplanus salinarum and encodes:
- a CDS encoding phytoene/squalene synthase family protein: MSRHAARPPGDNTDLDWCHEAVQGVSRTFALTVDVLDEPMASYICVGYLLCRVPDTVEDADHIPPAEQARLLHEYDRVLDPAADTDAEAFRASVDEWLPAPDERTDDWEVVASTPRIVRTFEGLPDDVREAVTPPARELVQGMAMFVERYADEGGLRIQSREELEEYCYYAAGTVGTLVTNLVARGNLSEGRRARLYDTAEEFGLLLQLVNVAKDVYDDYTEEDNVYLPAEWLAAEGVPQEEVVAPEHESGAAAVVRRTARHARSFLDDAQTYLETVPTTDGNTVAAWAIPFLLAVGTLRELLARPEDALSDTGVKVSRQEVFAVVTEMTGASSGSLEDLREDIAGEPYHRARGGAD
- a CDS encoding LEA type 2 family protein, with the protein product MPSRGTIAVGVVVVLLLAGVAFFVLGQPTVSGVDNRFGGVNETTTVVESDLTVQNPNPVGASLGGLTVDYAIDMNGIRMATGVKEGLALPSGESTVPMTTYLANERIPAWWVSHLNNGERTELAVNADVHSSALGASFGAPKVTRTIETDIISAFDSTERRPVGDEGPNGEPVLYIEETSAQWGTVDSSATEIDMRFVVYNPNPYPVPISELSYRATMNGVEMGTGATEGHGTVPPESTRTIRATTTLDNGNIDEWWVTHLENDQRTELRIDFAARVELPTGTVDIPLAPLTYTETIETDIFDNEEGTGVDGEATPTPTPTDDEGTPTPTDDGLLDGGDTETATPEPTDAATPTDTATPGPTETPAPTPTPPPTDDDGLLDVRSPRGAAAVR
- a CDS encoding phosphate signaling complex PhoU family protein, with the protein product METRKVQRLGPSTLAMTLPAEWAKEHDVEKGDEVSLRMGGKGTLTVLPESASTEGSTATIHADNLDAGALERAIVAQYVLGRRVIHIQKSEGALDSEHINAVYRAETQLMGLGVIEETPERIAIRCSVDPEDFTLDNLLERLENTGSTMRGESVKALAHGNADLAERALNRERQANKIFVLLLRLIFMAYQNPNLARAVGLESGFPLIGYRSVAKNLELTADNAEDIGNIALDAKNNTIDVDGSTMRAIREFTDQVDEITVTAVEAVVERDYDKAIAVGRMFEEISDREMELIRSLPDMPKVELLRTREVLVSLQQTAQYAMRNAEIAANLALNEESEHVTIE